A genomic window from Treponema maltophilum ATCC 51939 includes:
- the aepY gene encoding phosphonopyruvate decarboxylase: MIRPQFFYELLKENGTGFFTGVPDSLLKSFCAYITDNVEGKNHIIAANEGCAVGLAAGYYFATGRVPLVYMQNSGLGNTVNPLLSLADKQVYSVPILLVIGWRGEPGVHDEPQHIKQGRVTCSLLDAMEIPYCILSDKETEAKVQLEKAYSHIKASSSPYAIVVRKGIFDSYKLKTNETVPAEMSREEAIEKIILNAPSNACFVSTTGMASRELYELRDKHGQGHAKDFLTVGSMGHASQIALSIALSKPARKIFCIDGDGAAIMHLGGLTTIGTQKPKNMVHIVLNNGAHDSVGGQPTVGRKINLCAVAQACGYDKVVSVKTIEELETQLEYLSSAEGSFLIEVLVSKGARADLGRPKSSPIENKRAFMEFLEEKK; this comes from the coding sequence ATGATAAGACCTCAGTTTTTTTATGAGTTGTTAAAAGAAAACGGAACAGGCTTTTTTACCGGTGTTCCCGATTCCCTTTTAAAAAGCTTTTGTGCTTATATTACCGATAATGTAGAAGGTAAAAATCATATTATCGCAGCAAATGAAGGTTGTGCCGTAGGACTTGCCGCAGGATATTATTTTGCAACAGGAAGGGTTCCTCTTGTTTATATGCAGAATTCCGGCTTGGGAAATACGGTCAATCCTTTGCTTTCGCTTGCGGACAAACAGGTGTATTCAGTCCCGATACTGCTTGTGATAGGTTGGCGCGGAGAACCGGGAGTACATGACGAACCTCAACATATAAAGCAAGGCAGGGTTACCTGTTCACTTCTTGATGCAATGGAAATCCCTTATTGTATTCTTTCGGATAAAGAAACCGAGGCAAAAGTTCAGCTTGAAAAGGCCTACTCTCATATAAAAGCTTCAAGTTCTCCTTATGCAATTGTTGTGCGCAAAGGAATTTTTGATTCTTATAAGTTAAAAACAAATGAGACTGTCCCTGCCGAGATGAGCCGTGAGGAAGCAATCGAAAAAATAATATTGAATGCTCCTTCAAATGCTTGTTTTGTTTCGACCACGGGAATGGCATCGCGGGAGTTATATGAACTGCGCGATAAGCACGGACAAGGTCATGCCAAGGATTTTTTAACTGTGGGCTCTATGGGACATGCTTCACAAATTGCCCTCAGCATCGCTTTAAGTAAGCCAGCACGGAAAATTTTTTGCATTGACGGTGACGGTGCCGCAATTATGCACTTAGGGGGCTTGACAACAATAGGGACTCAAAAGCCGAAAAACATGGTACACATTGTTTTAAATAACGGTGCCCACGATTCCGTCGGCGGACAGCCTACTGTAGGAAGGAAAATAAATCTATGTGCTGTTGCTCAAGCCTGCGGTTATGATAAGGTTGTATCGGTTAAAACTATTGAAGAACTTGAAACTCAGCTAGAATATTTATCTTCAGCTGAAGGATCTTTTCTTATCGAAGTGTTGGTATCAAAGGGGGCAAGAGCGGATCTAGGAAGACCTAAATCATCCCCTATAGAAAACAAAAGAGCCTTTATGGAATTTTTGGAGGAGAAAAAATGA